CCATTTTGAATTGGATAACAAggttaattattgtattagttttcttctatttgattgccaattaaaaatttaatcgtTTAAGATTCTTGTACTTTGTCAACTCGAGTTGGAAAACAGCACCTCGGAGCCGCTTCTCCTACAATTCCAGCTCTTATGTTACATGaagaattttcaattacAACAGGAGGATGAGATtctatcataattttatttgtaaaaatttgattaaacaatttaagtTAGATGgagtttaaaattataataatatgtttTATGGACCCAAAAATTCATACGCATTAAGTAATCAATTTCTGTTCATATATTAACTTAGAATAATcctattttttctaaaattgattagtatcaaaaatgtaatttatgaattaaatcaaaccATAATACTATTCAAATAGGATGTTATCAATTCTATTCTCTAAATAACAAAtggtttaaataaaatattaagatataGATAACATTTTTTCGTAAAGGTGTATTACTTAATCGAGATTCTCAGcctattaatttgaattcatcataatgtacttaatttgttatctctttaaagaataaattatgatgTCGAATTGACCGGCAATCTTAATTTGGTATTTTACTCAATTTACaatgtaataattatgtaaagtaattattaagataaatagaTCTAACTTTATCATCTAAAAGTTATAAGCAAGACTAATTAAATTCCATATTAACTATTAATATAGGAAAATGATTAAAGGAAACTGAgcaagatttatttttattctattctaAACCTGGAATTTTTGGATTGAAGAGTAGATGATCCTAATTTTTAACCAAGATACGCCTTGAAAAAGATATTGATGTtatactaaataaaaaagtcgaaaagattttaataagaaagataattgaaaattctgttttaataatccaaacaagaaaattgataatacTATAGACacattataatcaataaaaaatcactttttatcaataataaagagaCATATATCAGTGATTTATTTAAGGTTTCTTTAATTCCTTTTGGAAAATCTGATACTTTTGAAATAACTATTAGATATATgttgttatttataaactaacatctttaatactattataaatagatatatttaagcaaagataattattgatttaatcttttagaaaatagaaaaattaagttGCAATAATAGAAAAGGAGATGATAAAGAGTAAATCTATTTTCataagtttattaaaattatttacacTTTTTTTGTAAAactttaaattgaaatgataattgaattactataattaagtaaaaacTACAAAATGTATAATTTCCCAATTTATAcacattcaaataatattactcATAAATCGTCTGATcgttttttatattaatatttcctTTTGAGATCGTTTTCCCATTTTTGAAATACTAAACTTTATTGCTCTACTTTTTTCCTCTCTTCCTTGCtcattttcatatatttagatttttggAATTCTAACTGCtgttttcttattttatataattatatgtcATCCTCTTAtgtaatatctaaatttattatgttcAAGTACAATTTGGTACACGAATTAAGCTGAGATCAATTTCTTCTGCTGCAATGCTCTTTAATGAGATTAGCAAGAcgaaaataatcaatagagTCTTCGacatataatataaataaataatgaaatttaatactattgtttaattctagaattttgatttattattttaggattCTATTATCAACTTAATGAACTAATTTTAACTTACCAAGACTGTCCATGGTGATATTCTTTTCattatatgatattattagggtcgaaattatcattatataattaatgagatcaactataaaattaatggaaaatatttgttttgaGTTGACTTTTAGTTCTTAAAGGTAATTGAATTggaattactttttaattttattttattatactgCAATTATAATGgctattattaaaattaaatataataataaccatcagttgataaaataataaaagcaataagattaattttgtaatatttgCATGAATGCGTCAagctaaataattttatattcaatttatcatcCTAAAATCAAATGTAAGCTTAATATCCAGCAGTGGTAATAGATAATGGTTCTGGTTATTGTAAAATAGGTATAGCGGGAGATGATGCTCCAACAAGTTGTTTTCCAGCTATTGTTGGAAGATCAAAGTAAAACGATGGTATTTTTTcaacatttaataaagagTATTATGTGGGAGAAGAAGCATAAGCAAAAAGAGGAGTTTTAGCAATAAAAGAACCAATTCaaaatggaataataaatagttgGGAtgatatagaaataatttggCATCATGCCTTTTACAATGAATTATGCATGTCTCCTGAGGATTAACCTGTTTTTATGACTGATGCTCCgatgaattctaaatttaatagagaaAGAATGACTTAGATAATGTTTGAAACTTTTAATACGCCATGCTTATATATTTCCAATGAAGCTGTTTTATCCCTTTATACATCTGGCAAAACTATTGGTTTGGTAGTTGATTCAGGAGAAGGAGTAACTCATTGCGTACCTGTTTTTGAAGGTCATTAAATACCTCAAGctattactaaaataaatttggcAGGAAGATTATGCACTGATTATTTAACGCAAATACTCTAGGAATTGGGATATTCATTAACAGAACCACATCAAAGGATTatagttaaaaatattaaggaGAGGCTTTGTTACACAGCATTAGATCCACAAGATGAGAAgagaatttataaagaaagtAATTCTCAAGATAGTCCTTATAAATTACCTGATGGgaatattttaacaattaaaagcCAGAAATTTAGATGTTCcgaaattttattttagccTAAATTGATAGGATTGGAAGTAGCAGGAATTCATCACTTAGCATATTCTTCTATTAAGAAGTGTGATCTTGATCTTAGGTAAGAACTATGCagaaatattgttttatctGGAGGAACCACTCTTTTTCCAGGAATCGCAAACAGATTAAGTAATGAATTGACTAACTTGGTACCATCttaattgaagatttaaGTTGCAGCTCCACCTGACAGGAGATTTTCAGCTTGGATTGGAGGGTCTATCTAATGTACACTATCTACATAGTAACCTTAATGGATTAAAAGATAAGAATATGATGAATAAGGTCCATCTATTGTTCACAGAAAATGTTtctgaaaatttataaaaaattgttaaatttttaataaatcttcgATTTTTTACCTTTAAggaaatatcattaaattattctattagaaGAGATTTCTCTGTTAACTCTGATCGAAACTTTCTATCATACTATtacaattcattaattatttatattaaatactgTTTTGGattgtatattattaatttgtaaatatcaattattttagattcaaaAAGTATTTATGAACTTtctttaatagaaatttatcaGATGATTTATCCTTTAcaatcaaagaatttattatatatcttTAGTTCTCTGttctcaaattaaatttatttatccaaAATCATTAGctataaatatctaaatttatttattttaagtgcAAACTACAATTTGATAAGCAGAAAATTTTgaactttttataaatatggaGGATGATAATTAACAAGTAGTTGAAAACTTCAAAATGGgaacaaaataataacataGCAAAACCAacctaattatttttattataagggtagttattcattttctcATTATCTGCAACCTAATTAATTGgataacaataaattcaaaagtatattttaaatgaccAGACAAATTTGGTTAACCTCAGAATTTTGAGTTTAGGGGATTATAAggtttatattataattagaaaatatttgcagtatatttaaaattgaataggaAAAAATCcttttagaatttgatacccaatatttaattatggtTTTGTGCTCCATTTGTGGAAGAAAAAAAGAGGAGAAATtatatacaattttattgGATAGATATAGAAAAACTTACCTTGAATTGAAGAGAGTGGAAGAGAAAAGATAATttctaaagaaaaattataaagagtATTGTCATTTAGGATGCATAGTGTTTTTTCTATAGAAtgttcaaataatttaggaGAAATATTATCTAGCTAAAGATAAATGCGTTACAGACTATATATTTTTTGGATTGGATTCTATACACAAAAGCAAACAACTTATAGATTGTTCTATTTGCGATTAAGGTTTAAATAATGTGTAAGCTCCTCAAAAGAAGGCTTCCATTAATTGTTCGCATCATAAATGCAAAATGCTATATCACATCGATTGCATCatttaagttaaaaaaagaataaccTGCACGAAAGCAAGGATCAATTTCTACTGTAATTAgcattttgataaaaatgaacTATAAGCTGATTGGAACTAATGGGAATCTATAGCGTATAATTTAGTCCAAGAAAATATCCATATCAAATAAGAAGAGGCTTTTAGAGGGGAAATCAAATACTTAATTGTCTCAGTTGATGATCCATTTTAGACAATAGGAGAAAAACTAGATTAAAATTCCTTTAAAAGATTGGATGAAGATTTAACTAAAAAGTTGAaagtttaaaaaaaagaaacaaaGGTTGAATAGGAAAAAAAGAGATAGAAATTTTGGGATATAAGCAAAGATTTTAAATCCTAGTATGAGTTTGGTCCAAGACCAatgttttaaattgattaccAAGCGAAAAAAAAGGAAGAGATGTTAGTTGCGGTAGATGAAgaggaataataataataaccgATTAAAAAAGCGATTATGGAAGAAATCATCATAACAGATGATGGTATcgaaattaataagatagaAAAACCAAAAAAAAAGGCTAAGCCTGTTTAAAAAGTGTAAGAATCAAATGTGAAAGTTAATAACActtattcaaaaatcaaaacagaataaatagaaattgataagGAAGAACAAAAGACgtattaataaacttaagaAAATGGTGATGTTTCACTTGATTAGCTACTGAGTTTTGTTAGAGAAAAGAAAAGTAGTATCCCAActattccaaattattttgagTAAAGAAACTAATATAGAGAGGTTGTAGAAAAgtaaaaaaacaataaagaataacaagaaaaagatgaaatgagagaattaaatgaaatgtaataattgcttaaaaaaaaaatggaaCTATCTGATAAAAGAGCaggaatattaaatgaaaataattaacaagtGTCATCTTTGaactcttaatttaaaaataatactaatgAAATACATAACAATggtaataatcataaaagcGCTActactaattttaatagtaattctactaattataaatctaatgatAATGGtgttattaatcaaaatagtaatattaattgcTGTATTATtagcaataataacaaccctattaataataatgattaagaaGGATAAAAAAAGGTTTTACTTTAAAAAGAGCCtttgaaataaaaacaaatacCTAATGCTGATATgattgaaaatgataaacagaattctaaattaaccAAAGTTGATGATTATTCAAGTATGTCTGCTTCagaattgttaaattttttattaaaaaattaataataacaaaatagaaCAAAAAATCGtagaaaaaatgaaacaaCAAGAGCCCTTTAAGCATAACatgaaatcatttattatccATAATCTGACGAAGCATGGGAAGAAAATCTGGAAGGATGGTGGAATAAGGTTGAGGAAACAtattttaatccaaaataGGATATCTACTCAAcaatagaaaaatttaagaagacTAAAGATTCTGATAAACAATTTCAAGAAAATTTGAAAGTGCTTTTTGAGATTAGAAATGGAAACATTATGTACGCTGAATATAGCTTATAGGATGATGAATTATATGAGCCAAAACTACAAGAGGATTAAgaatacaattttaaattctaaatgtttaaaaataaattttatacttCGGAAGGAGATGAAGATATTTATGACAGGTAGGGATAAAAATTAGTACTAGAAAACTTAACAGTTATAGAACCATAGAGGTAATCAGAAAATTCTGTTTTCGATTAATTTTCAAACGACAAAGATAGTTAAGTATATGtggattattattttgaaaaatattacgAAAATGAACTcgaaaaattgaaatttcaaaattaaatagacaTTAACTATTTGAATTAGTAATCTATTAAGGAGAAAGCAAAAATTTCTATTAGCAAGCAAGGACATGTTTAATTAGACAAGTTGcgatattattaattattgaaaaacaCAAAGTTGGGGATGAAACAAATAACAGATGAAGAACATTAAATGagtataaaaaaaaagataGATCTTTTAAGTAGTTTAAGAACAGATAATTTTTTTGGTAAATGCAAtccttcttaattaaaataaggcTAAAAGGATGAATTAGCAAGAGAGACATGTTGTAAAGTCTGTTTTAactatcaattaatttaattagatagtaataatgatttatcatACTGTGGTACTTGTTTAGCAACTTTTCATAAACATTGTTACAACACAACAGATTAGTTTGAAAATTGTGATCAGTGCAAATCATAAAACAATTCATAGGTCTGCTATATTTGCCAAAAATGCTATACAGGAATACCTCTGAGAgagattgaataatattgGGTTCATATCACTTGTGCATTACTATGTggattattagaatttaattaaacataatttaaactGAAAAAAGGCAtcatataataatcttaaagtCCATGTATGATTTGTGAAGAAAAAATTGGTGTTTAATTGTCATGTAAGGAATGCGATAAGTAAATGCATTTGTTTTGTGCCTTTTTATGGGGGTTTGAAATTACTATACAAACCGAACCAGATTGTCTTGATCCTTATATATCAACTTATTTCTTGTGCCCTAAACATTTTGAATATAGCGAAAAAGATATTCTAAAGCAAACATACTATAGATAGCatggaattaattttaattaagcaGGATGCTTTGAAACATTagaaaatttcataaaatgtaaattgaTTGCACATTAGAaagtaataaatagaattcagAATATGCTCTAAATATGaggattaaatatttattttaagttttattatattaatcaataagttAGTTTACTTCTCAAACTTTTATTTCAactctttcaattttaattaatttaatttcttgttaaatttaaaaatgttgaTTATCTTAGCTTACttgagaatttaaataagaataaaatatctcctatatttttatatattttggctggcatattttttgattatctttaatatttttaattctgttaaatttcttcattttaggGTAAAATTCGTTTTTATGGTTCCTGAGAATTATATTCTTCTCATTTTTGATGATAGtttatttctcttaattaaattcttattctttatcGTGCTTATAAAATTTAGCTCTCCATTTCCTCCAATTTAAccttaatttttgaatatttataataaaattctctaatatttttgaaattcaatttttatgagggttatatattttggattattcATTTCAAACAGGTACCATCTGTGGTTTTTGTAggatttgaatatattttctaataaaaattacattcattcttaattcttaaaaaagaGGCAgaaacttattatttttatttagttataatcatttcatattgtaattaaaaaattataaataattttatgcaATGATTCAGtttatatttgtaaataaatatacacatttaaatcaaaatatctagcaacatttacaaattaatgttttttttttttattgcttATTCTCTTGTAAATTAGTGGATGGTGTCTgattaacttattttatatctatGATATGATCATTTTACTAAACTTATACTATATTTTAAACTTTCTAATctttatattgttatttttcgTTTTTACTTTCATCAGCTTAAGTTAGATTATAATCagttattt
This window of the Paramecium tetraurelia macronuclear, complete genome genome carries:
- a CDS encoding Actin is translated as MQAQYPAVVIDNGSGYCKIGIAGDDAPTSCFPAIVGRSKQNDGIFSTFNKEYYVGEEAQAKRGVLAIKEPIQNGIINSWDDIEIIWHHAFYNELCMSPEDQPVFMTDAPMNSKFNRERMTQIMFETFNTPCLYISNEAVLSLYTSGKTIGLVVDSGEGVTHCVPVFEGHQIPQAITKINLAGRLCTDYLTQILQELGYSLTEPHQRIIVKNIKERLCYTALDPQDEKRIYKESNSQDSPYKLPDGNILTIKSQKFRCSEILFQPKLIGLEVAGIHHLAYSSIKKCDLDLRQELCRNIVLSGGTTLFPGIANRLSNELTNLVPSQLKIQVAAPPDRRFSAWIGGSIQCTLSTQQPQWIKRQEYDEQGPSIVHRKCF